The following are encoded in a window of Providencia rettgeri genomic DNA:
- the sugE gene encoding quaternary ammonium compound efflux SMR transporter SugE yields MAWIVLLFAGLLEVVWAVGLKYTHGFTRLTPSIITIIAIIASMGLLAYAMRDLPVGTAYAIWTGIGAVGTAIVGIIFLGESANMFRLLSLALIITGLIGLKVSS; encoded by the coding sequence ATGGCATGGATCGTCCTTTTATTTGCAGGTTTACTCGAAGTTGTTTGGGCTGTAGGGTTAAAATATACCCATGGTTTTACACGTTTAACACCCAGCATTATTACGATTATCGCGATTATTGCCAGCATGGGGTTACTTGCTTACGCGATGCGTGACTTACCTGTGGGAACGGCTTACGCAATTTGGACAGGCATTGGCGCTGTCGGCACAGCAATTGTTGGGATTATTTTCCTCGGTGAATCTGCCAATATGTTCCGCTTATTAAGCCTTGCCTTGATTATTACAGGGTTAATTGGCCTTAAAGTATCGAGTTAG
- a CDS encoding co-chaperone GroES has translation MKIRPLHDRVIVKRKEVESKSAGGIVLTGTAAGKSTRGEVLAVGQGRILENGEIKALDVKVGDIVIFNDGYGVKAEKIDNEEVLIMSESDILAIVEA, from the coding sequence ATGAAAATTCGTCCATTGCATGACCGTGTTATCGTTAAACGTAAAGAAGTCGAATCTAAATCCGCGGGGGGCATTGTCCTGACCGGTACTGCGGCAGGCAAATCAACGCGTGGTGAAGTTCTGGCAGTAGGCCAAGGTCGCATCCTCGAAAATGGCGAAATCAAAGCGCTGGATGTGAAAGTTGGCGATATCGTTATTTTTAACGACGGTTATGGCGTGAAAGCTGAAAAAATCGACAATGAAGAAGTCCTGATCATGTCCGAAAGCGACATTTTGGCAATTGTTGAAGCGTAA
- a CDS encoding DUF4156 domain-containing protein: MRIKVLLGAAALLLLAGCSTSTNLTAAGSQVRFVENQPGSDCQLLGQVVGTQSNWLSGVNNESSSMRSAANDLRNKAADMGGNVIFGATSPSETVLSSFIPLDSKMVGQVYKCP; this comes from the coding sequence ATGCGAATTAAAGTCTTGCTTGGTGCTGCTGCATTACTGCTTTTAGCGGGTTGTTCAACGTCAACTAACTTGACTGCGGCAGGCTCACAAGTTCGTTTTGTTGAGAATCAACCTGGAAGTGATTGTCAACTTCTCGGTCAGGTTGTAGGGACACAAAGCAACTGGTTGAGCGGTGTAAACAATGAATCCAGTTCTATGCGCAGTGCAGCGAATGATTTGCGTAATAAAGCGGCTGACATGGGCGGAAATGTGATTTTTGGTGCAACCAGCCCGAGTGAAACCGTGCTCTCTAGCTTTATCCCGCTAGATAGTAAAATGGTTGGTCAAGTCTATAAGTGCCCCTAA
- a CDS encoding helix-turn-helix domain-containing protein, with product MKKDWHPADIIAAIKKKGSSLSELSRQAGLNSSTLNNALSRRWPKGERIIAEFLGVAPTEIWPSRYHRHKQED from the coding sequence ATGAAAAAAGATTGGCACCCTGCGGATATTATTGCGGCAATAAAGAAAAAAGGATCTTCCCTTTCAGAATTATCACGACAAGCAGGCTTAAATTCATCGACACTCAATAATGCACTTTCAAGGCGATGGCCAAAAGGAGAAAGGATTATTGCTGAATTTTTAGGCGTCGCCCCTACAGAAATCTGGCCCTCTCGTTATCACAGACACAAACAAGAGGACTAA
- the epmB gene encoding EF-P beta-lysylation protein EpmB → MVDIVTQNTSSREVWIQQLAEAITNPDELLQILNLENHLDSQEGREARKLFPLRVPMPFISRMKKGDPLDPLLLQVLTAKAEFDVHPGFSTDPLEEQDNEIPSLLHKYHNRALLLVKGGCAVNCRYCFRRHFPYEDNKGNKNNWLMAVDYIKNHTELNEIIFSGGDPLMAKDHELDWLISQLEAIPHIHRLRIHTRLPVVIPERITDALCERLARSRLQVVMVTHINHANEIDEALTKSMQKLKKAGVTLLNQSVLLRQVNDNVTALMNLSNALFDAGILPYYLHVLDKVQGAAHFLVSDMEARQLIQQLLSKVSGYLVPKLAREIGGEPSKTLLDLNLRQS, encoded by the coding sequence ATGGTCGATATTGTAACTCAAAATACCTCATCCAGAGAAGTCTGGATACAACAACTTGCTGAAGCAATCACTAATCCAGATGAATTGCTGCAAATACTTAACTTGGAAAATCATCTTGATTCGCAAGAAGGTCGTGAAGCACGTAAATTATTTCCATTACGTGTCCCAATGCCATTTATCTCACGAATGAAAAAAGGCGATCCACTAGACCCGCTGTTATTGCAAGTATTAACCGCAAAAGCCGAGTTTGATGTACATCCTGGTTTTTCTACTGACCCGCTGGAAGAGCAGGATAATGAGATCCCAAGCTTACTGCATAAATACCACAACCGCGCATTACTGCTCGTTAAAGGTGGCTGTGCAGTAAACTGTCGCTACTGTTTTCGCCGGCATTTTCCTTATGAAGATAACAAAGGAAATAAAAATAACTGGTTGATGGCTGTGGATTATATAAAAAACCACACCGAACTCAATGAAATCATCTTCTCAGGTGGTGATCCGTTAATGGCAAAAGACCATGAACTCGATTGGTTGATAAGCCAACTGGAAGCTATTCCCCATATCCACCGCTTGAGAATTCATACTCGTTTGCCTGTTGTGATCCCTGAGCGGATCACCGATGCATTGTGCGAAAGATTAGCACGCTCACGCTTGCAAGTCGTTATGGTAACGCATATCAACCACGCTAATGAAATTGATGAAGCATTAACGAAATCAATGCAAAAGCTCAAAAAAGCGGGTGTCACATTATTAAATCAAAGCGTTTTACTACGACAAGTGAATGATAACGTGACTGCGCTGATGAATTTGAGTAATGCCTTGTTTGATGCGGGTATTCTGCCCTACTACTTACATGTTTTAGACAAAGTGCAAGGCGCTGCCCACTTTTTAGTCAGCGACATGGAAGCAAGGCAATTGATACAACAATTATTAAGCAAGGTATCCGGATATCTCGTACCTAAGCTTGCACGGGAAATTGGTGGAGAACCCAGCAAAACATTGCTCGATCTCAACTTAAGGCAGAGCTAA
- the efp gene encoding elongation factor P: MATYSTNEFRSGLKIMLDGEPCVVLESEFVKPGKGQAFARVRIRKLISNKLLEKTFKSTDSVEGADVMDMNLTYLYNDGEFWHFMNNETFEQLAADEKTVGDNAKWLVDQAECILTLWDGRPIAVTPPNFVELEITDTDPGLKGDTAGTGGKPATLSTGAVVKVPLFVQIGEVIRVDTRSGEYVARVK, encoded by the coding sequence ATGGCTACTTATAGTACCAATGAATTCCGCTCAGGTCTTAAAATCATGTTAGATGGCGAGCCTTGTGTCGTTTTAGAAAGCGAATTCGTAAAACCAGGTAAAGGTCAAGCGTTCGCACGTGTGCGTATTCGCAAACTGATTTCTAACAAACTGTTGGAAAAAACCTTTAAATCTACTGATTCTGTTGAAGGTGCAGATGTCATGGATATGAACTTAACTTACCTGTACAACGACGGTGAGTTCTGGCATTTCATGAACAACGAAACTTTCGAACAGTTAGCAGCGGATGAAAAAACCGTTGGCGATAACGCGAAATGGTTAGTTGACCAAGCAGAATGTATCTTAACACTGTGGGACGGTCGTCCTATCGCGGTAACTCCACCTAACTTTGTTGAGTTAGAAATCACCGATACGGATCCAGGTCTGAAAGGTGATACCGCAGGTACCGGCGGAAAACCTGCAACACTGAGCACTGGCGCAGTCGTTAAGGTTCCTCTGTTTGTTCAGATCGGTGAAGTTATCCGTGTTGATACTCGTTCAGGGGAATATGTCGCACGTGTAAAATAA
- a CDS encoding YbdD/YjiX family protein, whose amino-acid sequence MFGNLGKAAKYLGQAAKMMVGVPDYDNYVAHMQRTHPDQPPMTYEEFFKERQDARYGGKGGFKCC is encoded by the coding sequence ATGTTTGGGAACTTAGGGAAAGCGGCGAAGTATCTAGGCCAAGCGGCTAAAATGATGGTCGGCGTCCCTGACTATGACAATTACGTCGCCCATATGCAGCGGACTCACCCTGATCAACCCCCCATGACTTACGAGGAGTTTTTTAAAGAACGCCAAGATGCGCGTTATGGAGGAAAAGGTGGGTTTAAGTGCTGTTAG
- the groL gene encoding chaperonin GroEL (60 kDa chaperone family; promotes refolding of misfolded polypeptides especially under stressful conditions; forms two stacked rings of heptamers to form a barrel-shaped 14mer; ends can be capped by GroES; misfolded proteins enter the barrel where they are refolded when GroES binds) codes for MAAKDVKFGSDARTKMLRGVNILADAVKVTLGPKGRNVVLDKSFGSPVITKDGVSVAREIELEDRFENMGAQMVKEVASKANDAAGDGTTTATVLAQAIITEGLKAVAAGMNPMDLKRGIDKAVVAAVEELKALSVPCSDTKAIAQVGTISANSDETVGRLIAEAMDKVGKEGVITVEEGTGLEDELDVVEGMQFDRGYLSPYFINKPETGAVELENPFILLVDKKVSNIRELLPVLEGVAKASKPLLIIAEDVEGEALATLVVNTMRGIVKVAAVKAPGFGDRRKAMLQDIAILTNGTVISEEIGMELEKTTLEDLGQAKRIVINKDTTTIIDGIGEEDAIAGRVAQIRQQIEESSSDYDREKLQERVAKLAGGVAVIKVGAATEVEMKEKRARVDDALHATRAAVEEGVVAGGGTALVRVAAKLESLVGDNEEQNVGIRVALRAMEAPMRQIVTNAGEEASVVVNNVKASKGNEGYNAATDTYGDMIDMGILDPTKVTRSALQFAASIAGLMITTEAMITDLPKSDTPDLGAAGMGGMGGMGGMM; via the coding sequence ATGGCAGCTAAAGACGTTAAATTTGGTAGTGATGCACGTACGAAAATGCTTCGTGGTGTGAATATTCTGGCAGACGCAGTTAAAGTAACCTTAGGTCCTAAAGGCCGTAATGTTGTTTTAGACAAATCTTTTGGTTCACCAGTTATCACTAAAGATGGTGTTTCTGTTGCACGTGAAATCGAATTAGAAGATAGATTCGAAAACATGGGTGCTCAGATGGTCAAAGAAGTTGCCTCTAAAGCAAACGATGCTGCGGGTGACGGTACAACAACAGCAACAGTTTTAGCTCAAGCTATCATTACTGAAGGCTTAAAAGCGGTTGCTGCGGGTATGAACCCAATGGATCTGAAACGTGGTATTGATAAAGCCGTCGTTGCTGCAGTTGAAGAACTGAAAGCACTGTCTGTTCCATGTTCAGATACTAAAGCGATTGCACAAGTGGGGACTATTTCTGCAAACTCCGATGAAACTGTAGGTCGTTTAATTGCAGAAGCAATGGATAAAGTCGGTAAAGAAGGCGTTATCACCGTAGAAGAAGGTACCGGTCTGGAAGATGAACTGGATGTGGTTGAAGGTATGCAGTTTGACCGCGGTTACCTGTCTCCTTACTTCATCAACAAACCAGAAACTGGTGCTGTTGAACTCGAAAATCCATTCATCCTGTTAGTTGACAAAAAAGTCTCTAACATCCGTGAATTACTGCCAGTATTGGAAGGCGTTGCGAAAGCAAGTAAACCATTACTGATCATTGCAGAAGATGTTGAAGGTGAAGCGCTGGCAACCTTAGTGGTTAACACCATGCGTGGTATCGTTAAAGTTGCAGCAGTTAAAGCACCGGGCTTCGGTGATCGTCGTAAAGCAATGTTGCAAGATATCGCCATTCTGACTAACGGTACTGTTATCTCTGAAGAGATCGGTATGGAGTTAGAAAAAACAACACTAGAAGATTTAGGTCAAGCGAAACGCATTGTGATCAACAAAGACACCACCACTATCATTGATGGTATTGGTGAAGAAGATGCGATCGCAGGTCGTGTTGCTCAAATTCGTCAACAAATTGAAGAATCGTCTTCAGATTATGACCGTGAAAAACTGCAAGAGCGCGTAGCGAAATTAGCTGGCGGTGTTGCGGTAATTAAAGTCGGTGCAGCAACTGAAGTTGAAATGAAAGAAAAACGTGCTCGTGTTGACGATGCTCTGCATGCAACTCGCGCAGCGGTTGAAGAAGGTGTTGTTGCGGGTGGTGGTACTGCACTGGTTCGCGTTGCCGCGAAACTGGAATCACTGGTTGGCGATAACGAAGAACAAAACGTGGGTATCCGTGTTGCTCTGCGTGCGATGGAAGCGCCAATGCGTCAAATCGTGACTAACGCAGGTGAAGAAGCATCTGTCGTGGTTAACAATGTTAAAGCGTCTAAAGGTAACGAAGGTTACAACGCAGCAACAGACACTTATGGCGACATGATCGACATGGGTATCTTGGATCCAACTAAAGTTACACGTTCTGCTCTGCAATTTGCAGCGTCTATCGCAGGCCTCATGATCACCACTGAAGCGATGATCACAGATCTGCCAAAATCAGATACCCCTGATTTAGGTGCTGCTGGTATGGGCGGCATGGGTGGAATGGGCGGCATGATGTAA
- the cstA gene encoding pyruvate/proton symporter CstA, with amino-acid sequence MGKQFIWIVLALLGAFSLGYIALYRGEQINALWIVVAAVCIYLIAYRYYGLFIAKKVLQVDETRMTPAIRHNDGLDYVPTDKKILFGHHFAAIAGAGPLVGPVLAAQMGYLPGMLWLLAGVVLAGAVQDFMVLFVSTRRDGRSLGELVKEEMGNTAGVIALIACFMIMVIILAVLAMIVVKALTHSPWGTYTVAFTIPLAIFMGLYTRYIRPGRIGEVSIIGLIFLVFAIISGGWVAESETWAPYFDYTGVQLTWMLVGYGFIAAVLPVWLLLAPRDYLSTFLKIGTIIGLAIGILILNPNLQMPSLTKYIDGTGPVWAGDLFPFLFITIACGAVSGFHALISSGTTPKMLANENQACFIGYGGMLMESFVAIMALVAACVIDPGVYFAMNSPMAMLAPAGTQDVVASAAQVVSSWGFQITPEVLNTIANEVGETSIISRAGGAPTLAVGMAYILHGALGGLMNVAFWYHFAILFEALFILTAVDAGTRAARFMLQDLLGVVSPSLKRTDSLPANLIATALCVLAWGYFLHQGVVDPLGGINTLWPLFGIANQMLAGMALMLCAVVLFKMKRQKYAWVALVPTAWLLICTMTAGWEKTFSEDARVGFLAVANKFQAMIDSGNIPAQYTESQLTQLIFNNRLDAGLTIFFMIVVVLLALFSIRTALKALKSDQPTASEVPYEPMPANYEEIVANTRHH; translated from the coding sequence ATGGGTAAACAATTTATTTGGATTGTGCTCGCTCTGCTCGGTGCTTTTTCACTCGGTTATATCGCCTTATATCGTGGGGAGCAGATCAATGCACTGTGGATTGTGGTTGCAGCGGTGTGTATCTACCTGATTGCGTATCGCTATTACGGGCTATTTATTGCCAAAAAAGTTCTACAGGTTGACGAAACACGTATGACACCCGCAATTCGTCATAATGATGGATTGGATTACGTTCCAACCGATAAAAAGATATTATTTGGTCATCACTTTGCGGCCATTGCAGGTGCTGGTCCTTTAGTTGGTCCTGTTCTTGCAGCACAAATGGGTTATCTCCCTGGTATGCTATGGCTCCTTGCTGGGGTGGTATTAGCGGGTGCCGTACAAGACTTTATGGTGCTGTTTGTTTCTACCCGCCGTGATGGTCGATCACTTGGCGAGTTAGTGAAAGAAGAAATGGGCAACACTGCGGGTGTGATAGCATTAATTGCCTGCTTTATGATTATGGTGATCATCTTAGCCGTACTTGCGATGATTGTCGTCAAAGCCTTAACTCATAGTCCTTGGGGGACTTATACCGTCGCTTTCACTATCCCATTGGCGATTTTTATGGGGCTTTATACCCGTTATATACGCCCAGGTCGCATTGGTGAGGTCTCTATTATCGGGCTAATATTCCTTGTTTTTGCCATTATTTCCGGTGGATGGGTTGCCGAAAGCGAAACATGGGCACCCTATTTTGATTACACGGGTGTGCAATTAACGTGGATGCTTGTAGGCTATGGCTTTATTGCGGCTGTACTCCCTGTTTGGCTGTTACTCGCGCCACGTGACTACCTCTCCACCTTCTTAAAAATCGGGACAATTATTGGTCTTGCAATTGGTATTTTAATTTTAAATCCTAACCTGCAAATGCCATCACTGACGAAATATATTGATGGTACAGGCCCTGTTTGGGCTGGCGATTTGTTCCCATTCTTATTTATTACTATTGCCTGTGGTGCCGTTTCGGGTTTCCACGCACTGATTTCTTCAGGTACGACGCCGAAAATGTTAGCGAATGAAAACCAAGCTTGCTTTATCGGTTATGGCGGTATGTTAATGGAATCATTTGTTGCCATCATGGCATTAGTCGCCGCTTGTGTGATTGATCCTGGTGTATATTTCGCCATGAACAGTCCAATGGCAATGCTAGCCCCCGCAGGCACACAAGATGTCGTCGCATCTGCTGCACAAGTGGTGAGTAGTTGGGGCTTCCAAATCACTCCTGAGGTGCTCAACACCATTGCCAATGAGGTAGGGGAAACCAGTATTATCTCCCGTGCTGGTGGTGCACCAACACTTGCGGTTGGAATGGCTTATATTCTCCATGGCGCCCTTGGCGGCCTGATGAATGTTGCTTTCTGGTATCACTTTGCCATTTTATTTGAAGCCTTGTTTATCTTAACCGCCGTTGATGCAGGAACGCGTGCCGCGCGCTTTATGTTACAAGACTTACTCGGTGTCGTATCACCTTCATTAAAACGTACCGATTCACTTCCAGCAAACCTAATTGCAACGGCGCTGTGTGTGCTCGCATGGGGATATTTCCTTCACCAAGGTGTTGTGGATCCACTCGGCGGTATTAATACTTTATGGCCACTGTTTGGTATCGCAAACCAAATGCTGGCAGGTATGGCATTGATGCTGTGTGCTGTGGTACTGTTCAAAATGAAGCGTCAAAAGTATGCATGGGTTGCACTCGTCCCAACGGCTTGGTTATTGATTTGTACCATGACCGCTGGCTGGGAAAAGACCTTCAGTGAAGATGCCCGCGTTGGTTTCTTAGCTGTCGCGAATAAATTCCAAGCGATGATTGATAGTGGCAATATTCCAGCACAATATACGGAATCTCAGCTCACGCAGCTGATTTTCAATAACCGTTTAGATGCTGGCTTAACGATTTTCTTTATGATTGTCGTGGTGTTACTGGCTCTATTCTCCATCCGCACTGCGTTGAAAGCATTAAAATCTGACCAACCAACGGCGAGTGAAGTGCCTTACGAACCAATGCCAGCTAACTATGAAGAGATTGTGGCGAACACCCGCCATCATTGA
- a CDS encoding EamA family transporter — protein MSFKDILLALCVVIIWGVNFVIIKLGVTALPPLLLGALRFVFVAFPAIFIFKRPKIPFKLLLLYGLTISFGQFAFLFCAIRVGMPAGITSVILQSQAFFTLLLGAMILKETLQPTHFIGMFIAIAGLTVLANGATSGGLDDIPLLGLAFTLIAGLSWACGNITNRIIMQNQGVEKCSALSLVSWSALIPIIPFLISSWLLEGEDAIVGGLSGFNWSVLGVILYLAYLSTFVGYGLWGILLGRYEAWRVAPFSLLVPVFGLSSSALFLGEHINGIQIAGLILIMFGLITTLFGKKIIQRLRHI, from the coding sequence ATGAGTTTCAAAGATATATTACTTGCCCTTTGCGTAGTGATTATTTGGGGCGTTAATTTCGTGATTATTAAGCTCGGTGTGACCGCGCTTCCCCCATTACTCCTCGGAGCGTTACGCTTTGTTTTTGTTGCCTTCCCTGCCATTTTTATTTTTAAGCGGCCTAAAATTCCGTTCAAATTATTATTATTGTATGGGTTAACCATCAGCTTTGGTCAATTTGCTTTTTTATTCTGTGCTATCCGCGTTGGTATGCCTGCGGGGATCACATCGGTGATCTTACAATCTCAAGCCTTTTTCACGTTATTACTAGGCGCTATGATTTTAAAAGAAACACTACAACCGACCCACTTTATTGGTATGTTTATTGCCATTGCAGGGTTAACAGTATTAGCAAATGGAGCCACTAGCGGAGGATTGGATGACATCCCATTACTTGGCTTAGCCTTTACATTAATAGCAGGCTTATCTTGGGCTTGTGGAAATATTACCAATAGAATCATCATGCAAAATCAAGGTGTTGAAAAGTGTAGTGCGCTATCTTTAGTCAGTTGGAGCGCTCTGATCCCCATCATCCCTTTCTTGATCAGTTCTTGGCTTCTAGAAGGTGAAGATGCAATTGTGGGTGGGTTATCTGGTTTCAATTGGTCTGTGCTTGGTGTGATTTTATACTTGGCTTATTTATCCACTTTTGTTGGTTACGGCCTGTGGGGTATATTGCTCGGCCGCTATGAAGCATGGCGTGTTGCGCCCTTTTCATTATTAGTCCCAGTGTTCGGCCTAAGCAGTAGTGCATTATTCCTTGGAGAACACATTAACGGAATACAAATTGCTGGTTTAATTTTAATCATGTTTGGTCTCATTACGACGCTTTTTGGTAAAAAAATTATTCAACGCCTAAGACATATTTAA
- a CDS encoding MFS transporter: protein MKWKFRFGAVAGNALEYYDIAVFAAISTYLSAELTKLGYTQATEMVWGIFALRFLIRPIGGYIIGRYADISGKKSALILTSFITGIATLMMALLPIELLGNYTPFAILILQLALSFSFAGEFPSLITYLFKDAHTREQAKVSSIIVASSLFGVVVSLGVVLLLKNTMSEEMMQSIGWRIPLLIGVGNILISFWFRIKLPNHQVTHTVKKTIIWQSIFWVFVFTIPGTVTFYSQNLSTSLITEQLKIEEIKSFYAILSSGLLLMLMLICGWLTDKYSSAKQVFNMGVMLMVLCSAPLYFILQMNNLLLVLIAQLLMSVYSAMILCNLSAVLMSKSNGQAAILGIGYNGASASLGGITPLIVSYLSQYHLVYVGAFIAVCGLSYFISYFLPNPAHT, encoded by the coding sequence ATGAAATGGAAATTCAGATTTGGCGCAGTCGCTGGGAATGCGCTGGAGTATTATGATATTGCAGTTTTTGCAGCGATATCGACCTATTTAAGTGCTGAATTAACAAAGTTGGGTTATACACAAGCAACAGAAATGGTTTGGGGAATTTTTGCATTACGTTTTTTAATACGTCCAATAGGTGGTTATATTATAGGTCGCTATGCTGATATTTCGGGGAAAAAATCAGCTTTAATCTTAACTAGCTTTATTACAGGGATAGCAACTCTAATGATGGCATTATTACCTATTGAATTATTAGGTAACTATACGCCATTTGCAATATTAATTTTACAACTCGCATTATCATTTAGTTTTGCAGGGGAGTTTCCATCATTAATTACCTACTTATTTAAAGATGCACATACGAGAGAGCAAGCTAAGGTTTCCTCTATTATCGTTGCCAGTTCTTTATTTGGTGTTGTTGTCTCTCTTGGCGTTGTCCTTTTACTAAAAAACACCATGAGTGAAGAAATGATGCAATCAATAGGGTGGCGTATCCCCTTACTTATCGGTGTTGGGAATATATTAATCAGTTTTTGGTTTAGGATTAAACTACCAAATCATCAAGTAACTCATACCGTTAAAAAAACAATAATCTGGCAGAGTATTTTCTGGGTATTTGTGTTTACTATCCCAGGAACAGTCACATTTTATTCGCAGAATTTATCTACTTCATTGATTACAGAGCAATTAAAGATTGAGGAAATAAAAAGTTTTTATGCAATCTTATCGTCAGGTTTGCTGTTAATGCTCATGTTAATATGTGGCTGGCTAACGGATAAATATAGTTCAGCTAAGCAGGTTTTTAATATGGGCGTCATGTTAATGGTTCTTTGCTCTGCACCGCTTTATTTCATATTACAAATGAATAACCTATTACTTGTGTTAATAGCCCAACTGCTAATGTCCGTTTATTCAGCAATGATACTGTGCAATTTATCAGCGGTTCTTATGAGTAAGTCAAATGGTCAGGCAGCTATTTTAGGCATTGGTTACAACGGTGCTTCGGCTTCTCTTGGGGGGATAACACCTTTAATTGTCAGCTACCTCAGCCAATATCACTTAGTTTATGTTGGGGCATTTATTGCTGTTTGTGGATTATCGTATTTTATTTCTTATTTTTTACCAAATCCTGCTCATACTTAG
- a CDS encoding FxsA family protein: MRWLPLILIGILVYIESVIFVRVASEVGVLMTLILVVLTSCLGVSLVKNQGMKNVLQIQQKLASGESPAAEMIKSVALVLAGFLLIVPGFFTDFIGLLLLLPPVQKLIVMRLIPHIRFYQPGAGFNQSRNGGYQNGNTFEGEFQRKQDDPSFTIDNTEKSDISDKDDRSKP; this comes from the coding sequence GTGCGCTGGTTACCACTAATTCTGATAGGTATTCTTGTTTACATTGAGTCCGTCATTTTCGTGAGGGTGGCTTCCGAAGTGGGTGTTTTGATGACACTGATTTTGGTGGTGCTAACATCCTGTTTAGGTGTGTCTTTGGTGAAAAACCAAGGCATGAAAAACGTTTTGCAAATTCAACAAAAATTAGCGTCTGGTGAGAGCCCTGCGGCAGAAATGATCAAAAGTGTTGCACTCGTTTTAGCCGGTTTTTTATTAATCGTCCCCGGATTTTTCACTGATTTTATTGGTTTATTATTACTACTTCCTCCAGTACAAAAACTTATCGTTATGCGATTAATTCCGCATATTCGTTTTTACCAACCAGGTGCGGGTTTTAATCAGTCGAGAAATGGTGGATATCAAAACGGTAATACATTTGAAGGCGAATTCCAACGTAAGCAGGATGATCCGTCTTTTACCATTGATAACACAGAGAAATCAGATATATCAGATAAAGACGATCGCTCAAAACCGTAA